The genomic segment CCTTCGCTGGCCGACCTTGGACGCAGTCAGCGAAAGGGCACCGAAAGTGCGGCCGTGGAACGAACCGGTGAACGCGATGTACCGGGGACGGCGCTTGGAATAGCGGGCCAGCTTCATGGCGCATTCTACGGCTTCCGCGCCCGAGTTGGCGAAGAACACCTTTTTGTTCTTGCCGCCGGGCACGATCTCGGCGATCTTTTCCGCCAGGTCGATCTGGTAGGGATAGTAGAAATCGGTCCCCGACATGTGGATGAGCTTTGAAGCCTGGCTGCAGATCGCTTTCACGATCTCGGGATGGCAATGACCGGTCGCCACCACGGCTATGCCGGCCGAAAAATCGAGAAAGACATTGCCGTCGACATCCGTGACCCACACACCGGATCCTTTTTCAACGACCGCCGGGTAAGACCGCGTGTAAGAGGGCGAAATGTATTTCTTATCTCTTTTTAAAAATGCCCGCGCTTTAGGTCCGGGCAGCGCCGTATTGATCTTAGGTTTCTTGATCATTATTCTTTCCATGTATCGATCTGAGCTTTCTGAAGCGCTCCCGAATAATCGACATATATCGTTTTGATCTCGGTGAATATCTCGTAAGCGGTCCAGCCGCCCTCGCGGTGCCCGTTGCCGGTGTTCTTCATGCCGCCGAACGGCAGATGGCACTCCGCGCCGATCGTCGGCGCGTTTACGTAAACGATGCCGGTCTCGGCGAGCTCCATCGCTTTATGCGCGTAATTCAGATTTTTCGTATAGATGCTCGAAGACAAGCCGTATACGGTTCCGTTCAGGATCTCGACCGCATCTTCAAAATTTTTCGCCTTCAGCACCGACAACACCGGTCCGAAGATCTCTTCCTGGGCAAGCCTCATCTTTGGCGTCACATCCACGAACACCGTGGGTTGCATAAACCAGCCGCCGGCATGCGCGCCCTTGTCCAGTATGGCGCCGCCGGTCAGCAGCCGGGCGCCGTCTTTCTTGCCGATATCCATGTATGTCATCACCGATTCGCGCTGCGCCTTGCTCACGCACGGACCCATTTCCACGCTCTCGTCCAGGCCGTCGCCGACTTTGATCTTCTCCACGCGGGATTTAAGCATGGTGATGAATTTTTCGTAGACCGGCTCCTCAATTATGAGCCGCGACGTCGCCGTGCATCTCTGTCCGGTCGTGCCGAACGCGCCCCACAGCACACCCTCGAGGGCAAGGTCGAAATCGGCGTCCGCCAGCACGATCTGGCCGTTCTTTCCGCCCAGTTCCAGGGAACAACGCTTCAACGTCTTGCCGCATACTTCGCCGATCCGTCGTCCGATCTCGGAAGACCCGGTGAACGAGATGCCGACAAGATCCTGGTGACTGAGCATCGCTTCGCCCAGTTCTCCGCCGCCGCCGTAGACGATGTTCAAAACGCCGGGCGGAAGCCCGGCTTCGTTCAATATCCGGACCAGTTCGCCGGCCGAAGCCGGTGTATCGGTCGCCGGCTTGATGATCGCGCAGTTGCCGCTGGTTATTGCCGGCACGATCTTCCACGACGGGATCGCCATGGGAAAATTCCAGGGGGTTATCATCCCCCACACGCCCATGGATTCGCGTTTGGTCACGCATGATTTGTTTTCCAGCTCCGAGGGCACTGAATAGCCGTAATAATGGCGGCCGATGTTCGCCGCGTAGAGCACCGTATCGATCGCTTCCTGGACATCGCCCCTGGTTTCTTTTATGACCTTTCCCATTTCACGGGTCATTAACCGGGACAGTTCTTCCTTACTCTTTATCATTAATTCCGCGGCGCGGCGCATGATCTCCGATCTCTTGGGCCAGGGCATGGCGCGCCAGCCTTTAAAGGCTTTCTTGGCCGCGACCACGGCGTCGTTCAGGTCCGCGGCATTGGATTTCGGGAAAATGCCGATCACGTCATCATTATTGGCGGGGTTGCGGTTCTCGAATGTCCGCCCCGATTTGGTGTCAACGAACTTTCCATCAATATAATTCTTATAGCGTATCATCAAAGCCTCCTTATCGTTATGGTTGATCGTTCACTGAACCGTAAAACCGTTGATTTTACGGCGCCTGGCCATTCGCTTTTGGTTCTCACCCACGTTAATGAACAGCGGGCCAGCATTAAGTATAGCAATTTTTCGCTCTAAGTCAAGTTTTGATTGACTTAACAGTATAAATATATATAATAAATTTATGAAGCTTAGTCCATTCATGAAGAACAGATTAGATCATAAAAGAGTCACCGCCTTGGTGCTTTTTGCGTTATCGTCGTCCCTCCTTATCTTCTGCGGCTTGCCGCCCCGGGAGAAAGCGGCCGACATCCTCAGCAAGGGGCTTTCCGACGAATCGGCGATCATCAGAGTGAATGCGGCAAAGGGCTACGCGGCGCTGGGCGACCGCCGGGGCCCCGAGTACCTGTCCAAGGCACTGGCAGATGAGGATAAAGAAACGGTGGTCGCGGCGCTGAACGCGCTGTACGAGACCGGGGAATCGCAGCTTTTGCCGGTCATCATTCAGCTCACCCAGAGCGACAATCCCATGCTGCGCACCGAGGCCTTCCGCCTGGTGGCTATTATTCATGACACCGTTTCCAGGAATATCCTGGTCAAGGGGACAAAGGATAAGATCGCCAAGATCCGGCGGATCGCGTTTAGAAATCTGGAATCCTACGGCTTTAGAGAGCTCATCCGTACCGGACTGCGCGATGTCGACGCGTTGACACGGATCGCCGCCGCGACCGCGCTCGGCAAACTCGGCGAACCGGGCATGGAGAACTTTGTACGCCGGGAACTCGACCCGAAAAAATTCAGCGCCGAGGTCTGGTCCCAGGGAACCATCGCGCTGGCAGAGATCGGCGACACCGCAAGCATCGCCTTTATCCGGGAACTGCTGGTCGATACGCCATGGGACTTGAAGGTCGCGGCAGCCGAAGCGCTGCTTATCTTAAAGGACCGGACCGGCATTGAGACCATCGAAGGCGCCCTGAAATCGAACGATCCCTTTGTACGGGTCAAGGCAGTCGAAATTGTCCAGCGATTTCCGCTCGGCGAACTGTACGAAACCGTCAAGGAAACGACCGCCGACCAGTACATCAATGTCTCGATCGGTGCGATCAATGCACTGATCGCGTATCACAAGAAAGAATCATTCCCGGTTTATGAAAAATTATTGAACGCGCCAAACCCGCTCTTAAAGATCGCCGCCGCGACCGCGTACCTCTCCGACAAATGATCCCGCATGGCGCTTAAACTTTACAATACCCTGACGCGCATACTCGAGGAATTTGTACCGCTGCGGGAGACGGTCGGCATCTACACCTGCGGCCTTACGGTTCAGGGACACCCCCACATCGGTCACATGCGTTCGTTCATGTCGCGCGATGTCCTCGTTCGCTGGCTAGAGTATCTCGGTCATGCGGTCAATGTGTTCGAGAATTTCACTGACATCGACGACAAGATCATCGAGAAGCAGAAAGAATACAATATCGACTGGCGCCGGATCGCGGATGACAATATAACCAAATATCTCTGGGCGTGCGACCGGCTGAACATCCGTCGGGCCACGTTCTATCCGCGGGCGACGCAGCATATCGAGGAGATCATCGCGCTCGTCGAGAAGCTGGTGGAAAAGGGCTATGCCTATGAAAAGCAGGGAGACGTTTACTTCCGGGTCCGCCGGTTCAAGAATTATGGCCGGTTATCGCGCAAGAGTATCGACGAGCTCATCGTGGGCGCTCGGATCGATCCTTCGGAGCGCAAGGATGATCCCCTGGATTTCGCACTCTGGAAAAAATCCAAACCCGGCGAACCCTGCTGGTTAAGTCCCTGGGGTAAAGGCCGGCCCGGATGGCATATTGAATGCTCGGCCATGTCCATGCTCCATCTCGGCACGACCTTCGACATCCATACGGGCGGCGAAGACCTCGTTTTCCCGCATCATGAGAACGAGATCGCGCAATCGGTCGCGGCGACCGGCGACGCCTTTGCCCGTTACTGGCTCCACACCGGCTGGGTAACGCTTACCGGCGAAAAGATGTCGAAATCAACGGGTCATTTTTATCTCATTGAAGACCTGCTGAAGGACTATGCCCCCAATATTATCCGGCTCTACCTTATCAGGACCCATTACCGCAGCCAGATCGATTTTTCCACGGACCGGCTTGATGAAACACGGTCCGCGTACTTGAGGATCCAGACCTTTATCCATGGTTTCAAGGAGCTGCCGGTCGTCGCCAAGCCGCTGTACCTGGAGGAATTCACCGAGGCGATGAACGATGATCTCAATACGTCGCGCGCGCTCGCGGTGATCTTCAATCTGATCAACAAGGGTTACGAAGATAAGGACCCTGATCCCGCGATCGCCTCCAGCGTGAAATTCTATCTTGCTATCCTGGGATTCACGGATGACCTACCCAAAGAGCCGTTCGATGAACTGATGACAATTTTTAAGGATGTCCGGTGCAAACTGGAGGAATCAAACCGCAAGGACCTCTTTGATACGGCGGCCGCTTCCTTTTTCCGGCGCTTTGATACGGTCCGCAGTCTTGATGACATCTTCCCCAGCCTGGTCCATACCCTGCTGGCGATGAGAAACCAGCTGAGAAAGGATAAAGATTACGCCCTTGCCGATTTTATCAGACAGGCGCTGGGTGCCCGTAAGATCCAGGTGCTTGACAAAGACGCCGCGGTCAGCGATTACCGTCTGGAGGTGACTTAACATGATCGTACAGGTGACGAACGTTAAACGGGGCATGGTGATAAAACTGGAAGGGGTCCCCTACACGGTGCTGGAGGTGACTCACATTACGCCCGGCAACTGGCGGGGAATGGTGGCCTGCCGGCTGCGCAGCCTGACAAACAACTTGTCCAAGGAAATAAGGTTCCGCTCGACCGAACGAGTGGAGGAAGTTGAGATCGAAGAAATCGAAATGGAATATATCTATTTTGCCGACGGCAATTACTACTTCATGAATTCGGAAAATTACGAACAGTTGTACCTGGATCGCGAGATCATCGGCGACTACGCGAAATTGCTGACGCCCAACATCCGGGTGAAAGTCGAATATTTCGATGGCAAGCCGTTCGGCATCATTCTGCCCAAAACCGTGACCCTTAAGGTCATCGAAACGCAGGCCCACATGAAGGACGCGACGGCCCAGGCGCAGACGAAACCGGCCACCCTGGAAGGGGGCCACGTCTGCCAGGTGCCGGCATTCATCCATGTCGGCGAACTGATCAAGGTAAACACCGAAACCGGCGAATACCTGGAACGAGCATAGGAGGCAATCATGGCTGACGATCTGCAGGAAGAGATCAAGAAAATAGCGGAGAAGATCCCGGGCTGTCTCTATGTCAGCCTCGTCGGTTACGACGGGATATCGGTCGCGCAGCACATCAATGAAGGTGAACACGAAATAACCCTTTACGATGCCGAGATCTCGTCGTTAATGCTGGCATCGCGGGAAGTCAAGAACAACTTGAACCTGGGGAACGAACGTGAACTGATCTGGCTGACCGACAAATACTTCCTCGTTATCTATCCGGCGGGCAGCGATTATTTTCTGTATGCCTGTTTGAAACCCGCGGGTTCCAATCCCGGTGTCGCCAGGATCGAATTGAACAAAGGCCGCGACACGCTGGCCAAAATACTCTACCCCCAGGGTTAACGCCCGGACCGCGACCACCAGTCCCGGCGAGGCCAGACATAAAACATCTGTGCATCAAGATCCTCGCGGCCGTCATCGCGGGGATCATCCTTCAGTCGCTTTTCAGACTGCCGGCTCTGGCGATCGTCATCGCCGGCTCCGCCGTCATCGTCCTGGCCTTTTTGTGGCGCCGGGAACTCCTGCTGGTCGCGCTCTGTTTCGCCTCCGCGTTCAACACCCGTCTTCGCGAACCGGTCCAGGCGCCGTTCGGCAGCCGCGAAGTGACATACCTGTGCACGGTTACGGCTGAAGATCACGGCGAACGCTGGACCAGGCTTTCCGTGCAGATCAAGAAAGCCGCCGTGCCCGGTGACACGGTCGCTTACGATCTGCCCGCTGAATTCTACGCGGTCACGCACGAGCCTTGCCTGGGCAAGACGCTGTTCATCAAAGGTCATCTCAGGCCTTCGCGATCGCCGCACCGCCCCAATCTGCTGACCGGCCGGATCATTGCCAGTGATCACTCATGCAGTTTCACCGGCGCGCTCTTCGACCGGATCAGCGCGTATATCGACGGTCTATTCCGCTCGTTCTTCGACCGTAATGACTACAATCTCGCCAGCGGCCTCATCCTGGGCGGGAGCAGCCGTGTCGGCAACGCGCTCCGGGAAAGCTTCACCCGCGCCGGCGTGCTGCACATCCTGTCTGTTTCCGGTCTGCACGTGGGTTTCGTGGTTTCGTTCATCGGCGCGCTCCTGCTTTTCGTACCGCTGCCCCCGAAGGCAAAGCTGCTCATTGTGCTCATCGTCCTTTTTATCTATGCCGGCATCACCGGTTTTCGGCCCAGTGTCGTGCGGGCCGCGCTCATGGCTGGTCTTTTCGGGCTTGCCCTGGTCAGCCAGCGCCGGGTCGACAGCGTTCATGTGCTCAACGTGTCGGCCCTGATACTCCTGATCATGGATCCGCTGATCCTTTTCGACATCGGCGCCCAGTTGTCCTTTGTTTCGGTATACGGAATTGTTTGTCTGTATCCCCGATGGCAGCCCTTGTTCACAAGCCGCGTCCGTTCCGGTATTCTGCGCCAGATCATCTCGCTGATGACCGTCTCCCTGTGCGCCCAGCTTTTTGTCTCACCCCTGCTGATCCAGTACTTCAACCGGACCCAGCCGGTCGCGGTCATCTCCAACCTGTTCATCGTACCCTTGACTACGATCATCACCTATATGCTCTTCGCCTGCATCATGGTCAGCCCGCTCTTGCTCCCCGCCGCCAAACTGTTCGCGGTCGCGGCTTCCGCCCTGCTCGCCGCGCTCTGCGCGCTCGCCCGGTTCTTTTCCTCGCTGCCCTTTTCGTCGGTCACGATCTCTATGCCCGCGCTGTCCGCCGTCATGTTCTTCTTCCTCTTCGTTCCCAGGTTCAGGCTCATCGCCATATATTTCATGCTGGGATTTGCCGTGATCTTGTCCGCTGCGGCTTTCTCGCCCTGCCTGCAGGCGCGCATTTCCAGGAACGCATGCCTGCTCGATCTCTCATCAAGCCAGACCGTGCTCTACGCCCCGAAAGGCGCGGCCTCGCCCGGCGTCTTTCAGACCGACGCCGCCGGCTGCGATTATTTTATCGGGCCGCCGGACCAGGGAGTGGAGGCAAAACAATGTATCGGGCTGCCCGGTCCGTTTCAGCGCACGCGCATTAAGCTCGGCGATATCATGCTCGAGCTCGATCCGGGCCTGCGCGTCACTTACGGTCGGCAAACCATGGGTATCGATAATGCAAGTGCGGTGCTGGATAACGATGATGTGCTGTATCAACTGACCAACGGACAGAAATTCTGCGCGTTTCGGACCCGGCGCCGCGGTTCATTGCTCGATCTTATCGTAAGCGACCTTCGGCTCCTGGCGATAAGGGTCTGGCTGTTATTCTAGACTGCCGATTTCCTTTTCCACTGCCCTGAGGATCTCGTTCGATTTTACGAGGTCCTTCATTTTGTTGTGATCCGCGTACAGGGGCCGGTCTTCTTCAAGGTGCGGCACGTGCCGGCGGATGATCTGCCGGGCGATGTTGGCGCCCTTCCCCGGATTGAACTCGCGGAAATCCAGGGCCTGCGCAGCGGCCATGTATTCGATACCCAGGACCCCATACGCGTTATCGATGATCTGAAGGTTCTTCAGCGCCGTATTCATCCCCATGGAAACAAAATCCTCCTGGTCGGCGGCGGCCGGTATCGATTGGATCGATCCGGGCATGGAAAGAATCCTCTGTTCGACGATCAGGGTATCAGCCGTGTACTGGCTCAGCATCATGCCTGAATAGAACCCGGGGTCCTTGGTCAGGAAAGCCGGCAATCCCTGGCTCAATGCCGGGTTGACCAAACGGTTCATCCGGCGCTCGGAAAGAACGCAGACCATGGTCACGGCGGTGCCGATCATGTCCATTGGTAACGAGATCGGCGATCCCTGAAAATTGGCGCCGGTCAGCGTCAGCTTGAACTCGGGCATAAAGATCGGGTTGTCAGCGACCGCGTTGAGCTCGATCTCGACCTGCTTACGCGCGTGGGCTACGGCATCGTGCGCGGCGCCGACCACCTGGGGCGAAGAACGCATGGAATAGGCATCCTGCACCTTGGTCTTGATCTTCCCTGATAAGATGTCGCTGCCCTGGATACATTTCATGATCGCGCGGGCCGAACGGACAGCGCCGGCAAAGCCCCGAGCCTGGTGCAGCCGCACGTCATAGGGTTTCATGTTGGCATAAAGTGCTTCCAGGGTCATCGCGCATGCGATCTCGGACTGTTTGAGCCACTGGTTGACATCGTGGAGTTCCAATGCGCAGATCGCGGCGATCAAGTTCGAACCGTTGATCGCGGCCAGACCGTCCCGGGCGTGTAATCCGGGGACCGTGATCCCCGCCTTGGCGAACGCCGCGGCGCCGGGCATCCTCTCATCTTCGTAAAATGCCTCGCCCTCGCCGAGCAGTAGCAGCGCCATCTGCGCCATGGGCGCCAGGTCGCCGCACGCTCCCACCGAACCCTTGGTGCATACGACCGGCGTCACCCCCTTGTTCAGCATTTCCATCATGGTTAGGGGGATCTCAACGCGGCATCCGGACTTTCCTTTGGACATCACGTTGATGCGGGAAGCAAGCGCGCCCCGCACGTGTTCGACGGGCGCCGGGTCGCCGATGCCGGCGGCATGATTATACACCAGGTAACGCTGAAACCGTTTCACCTGATCGTCGGAAAGGACCTTTTCCGAGAACTCGCCGATGCCGGTGTTGGTCCCGTACATGATCTCCCGCGCTTTCAATTTTTCTTCAAGCATCAAACGGCATTTCTTAATATCTTCGATCGACTGGTCGTGGATCTCGACCGGCTCATGATCCCGGGCAATGGCGACCAGTTTCTCAATGGTCAGGCTCTTTCCATCAAGTACTATTGGCATTGATTCTCCTTAGGTCACACGGATATAACTGTTCTTCGTTTCAAAAAAAGCACGTAATTATAACCATTTGCCCGGGACTGTCAAGCTGACCGATTACAGAGCTCTAATGAAATGCACTCGACACCACGATCCCCGGGTAATCAATTGACAAATCCCCTGCAATATATATACTAAGGGCACAATTTATTATGGACTCTCGATGAGAAAAAACATTATCCCTGGAGATCAAAGGCATGAGCCGCGTTGAAGAGCATCCGATCCTGCGGATACCGGATCCTGATCCCGTGACGTTCTACTTCGCCGGACGACCTTTGACCGCGCGCCGCGGTGAGGTCATATCCAGCGCGCTATTTGCGCACGGCATCCGCATCTTTGGGACGCATCCCCATGACCGCTCGCCCCAGGGTATTTTTTGCGCGAACGGGCAGTGCGCCCAGTGCCTGGTCATAGCCGACGGCCTGCCGGTCAAAGCCTGCATGGTCCCGGTGCGCGAAGACATGAAGGTCTATCCGCTGCCGGGTTACCCGGAACTGCCCGCAGTGCCGAGAAAAGACATCACTTTCACCGATATCCAGGAGGTCGCCTGCGACCTGCTCATCGTCGGCGCCGGCCCCGCGGGCATGGGCGCTGCCCTGGAAGCGGCTGATGCCGGGCTTTCGGTGTTGCTGGTCGATGACAAGCAGACCCTGGGCGGTAAACTGGTTCTCCAGACGCATCTGTTTTTTGGCGCGGCGAACGAGTGCTACGCGGGTACGCGCGGCGTCGAGATCGCCGGCATCCTGGCGCGGGAGATCGCGCAGCGCCCGAATATTAAGGTCATGACCGACTCCATGGCCGTGGGTGTTTTTACCGACGGCAAGGTCGGCATCGTTTCCGGCGCCAGATACCAGCTGGTGACGCCCAAGAGCCTCCTGGTCGCCGCGGGCGCCCGCGAAAAAGCGATAATTTTTCCGGGCTGCGACCGGCCGGGTGTTTACGGCGCTGGCGCTTTCCAGACCTTGCTCAACCGCGACCTGGTCAGACCATCAGAGAGACTTTTTATCGTGGGTGGCGGCAATGTCGGTTTGATCGCGGCCTACCACGCGCTCCAGGCCGGCATCACCGTGGTCGGGCTGTGCGAAGCCCTGCCCGATGTCGGCGGCTACTGGGTCCATGCCGACAAGATCCGCCGCCTGGGCGTGCCCATATACACATCCACCAGTATCGTCGGGGCGAGCGGCAAAGACAGCGTTGAATCAGTGACCGTCGCCCGGGTCGACGAGAAATGGAACATCATCCCCGGCACATATCAGACCTACGCTTGTGACACTCTCCTCATCGCGGTCGGACTGGAAAGGGTATGTGAACTGCACGATATGGCAGTGGCGGCGGGCATGGATGCCCATCTTGCCGGTGACGCCGAAGAGATCGCCGAAGCATCGGCCGCGATGTTTTCCGGCCGGCTGGCCGGCCGGCGCATCGCCGGGAAACAGGGTAAGAAAACGTCGGTCCCCGGGCACTGGGAGGAGTTGACATCGATCCTTAAATCCAAGCCGGGCCGTGAAGATCTGCCGGTCTTAGTCCAGGGTGAAAACGCCCGGATCTTCCCGGTGTTAGGCTGTCTTGAATCGATCCCCTGCAACCCCTGCGCAGAAGTCTGCCCCCAGCAGGCCCTGAGTATACCGGAATCAGGCGGGATATTGCCCCGCGCCGACTTTGACGGGACCTGCACCGGCTGCACGAAATGCGTCACGGCGTGCCCGGGCCTGGCGATCACGCTCGTGGACATGACGCCGCGCGCGTCGGGCAAAGCCAGAGTGACCATCCCGTTCGAGCTTCCCATTTCATTCAAACCTGGCGACATTGTGCCGGTGAGCGGCTGGAAAGGCGAAGACCAGGGGACGGGCAGGGTCCTTGAGATCTTTGACCGTCTTGGCCATTCGCCCTGCCGGATCGCCTGTCCGGCCGACGTCCGTGCCCAGGGTTATATTCAATTCATCCGCCAGGATCAATACGAAGAAGCGATCCAGCTCTTGCGCCGCGACCTGCCGCTACCCGGCGTGTGCGGCCGTGTCTGCTATCATCCCTGTGAAACAGAATGCGTGCGCAAGGATGTTGACGAACCCGTCGCTATCTGCGGATTGAAGCGGTTCGTCGCGGACTGGGCGCGCGAGCATTCGGTGCCCATCCAACCGCAGCCCGTGACCAAGAAAGAAAAAATCGCCGTTGTCGGTTCGGGCCCGGCCGGTTTGGCCTGTGCCAATGAATTATCGTACCGGGGTTACGCGGTGACCGTGTATGAAGAAAAGGATAAGGCCGGCGGACTGCTGCGATGGGGCATCCCCGCATACCGGCTCCCTGAAAATATTCTCGACTATGAACTGAACTTGCTGGTCCAGCAGGGCATTGCCATAAAATTAAGCACGCGGGTTGCGGATGCCCAAAAACTCATGGCTGACGGTTATTCAGCCGTATTCCTGGCCCCGGGGGCTTTAAAAGCCATGCCTGCCGGGATCCCCGGCGAAGATCTGGAAGGCGTTCATGACATGCTTACTTTCCTGGAACAGGTTAAATCCGGCGCGATCAAGCGGCT from the bacterium genome contains:
- a CDS encoding aldehyde dehydrogenase family protein, yielding MIRYKNYIDGKFVDTKSGRTFENRNPANNDDVIGIFPKSNAADLNDAVVAAKKAFKGWRAMPWPKRSEIMRRAAELMIKSKEELSRLMTREMGKVIKETRGDVQEAIDTVLYAANIGRHYYGYSVPSELENKSCVTKRESMGVWGMITPWNFPMAIPSWKIVPAITSGNCAIIKPATDTPASAGELVRILNEAGLPPGVLNIVYGGGGELGEAMLSHQDLVGISFTGSSEIGRRIGEVCGKTLKRCSLELGGKNGQIVLADADFDLALEGVLWGAFGTTGQRCTATSRLIIEEPVYEKFITMLKSRVEKIKVGDGLDESVEMGPCVSKAQRESVMTYMDIGKKDGARLLTGGAILDKGAHAGGWFMQPTVFVDVTPKMRLAQEEIFGPVLSVLKAKNFEDAVEILNGTVYGLSSSIYTKNLNYAHKAMELAETGIVYVNAPTIGAECHLPFGGMKNTGNGHREGGWTAYEIFTEIKTIYVDYSGALQKAQIDTWKE
- a CDS encoding HEAT repeat domain-containing protein codes for the protein MKNRLDHKRVTALVLFALSSSLLIFCGLPPREKAADILSKGLSDESAIIRVNAAKGYAALGDRRGPEYLSKALADEDKETVVAALNALYETGESQLLPVIIQLTQSDNPMLRTEAFRLVAIIHDTVSRNILVKGTKDKIAKIRRIAFRNLESYGFRELIRTGLRDVDALTRIAAATALGKLGEPGMENFVRRELDPKKFSAEVWSQGTIALAEIGDTASIAFIRELLVDTPWDLKVAAAEALLILKDRTGIETIEGALKSNDPFVRVKAVEIVQRFPLGELYETVKETTADQYINVSIGAINALIAYHKKESFPVYEKLLNAPNPLLKIAAATAYLSDK
- the cysS gene encoding cysteine--tRNA ligase; this translates as MALKLYNTLTRILEEFVPLRETVGIYTCGLTVQGHPHIGHMRSFMSRDVLVRWLEYLGHAVNVFENFTDIDDKIIEKQKEYNIDWRRIADDNITKYLWACDRLNIRRATFYPRATQHIEEIIALVEKLVEKGYAYEKQGDVYFRVRRFKNYGRLSRKSIDELIVGARIDPSERKDDPLDFALWKKSKPGEPCWLSPWGKGRPGWHIECSAMSMLHLGTTFDIHTGGEDLVFPHHENEIAQSVAATGDAFARYWLHTGWVTLTGEKMSKSTGHFYLIEDLLKDYAPNIIRLYLIRTHYRSQIDFSTDRLDETRSAYLRIQTFIHGFKELPVVAKPLYLEEFTEAMNDDLNTSRALAVIFNLINKGYEDKDPDPAIASSVKFYLAILGFTDDLPKEPFDELMTIFKDVRCKLEESNRKDLFDTAAASFFRRFDTVRSLDDIFPSLVHTLLAMRNQLRKDKDYALADFIRQALGARKIQVLDKDAAVSDYRLEVT
- the efp gene encoding elongation factor P → MIVQVTNVKRGMVIKLEGVPYTVLEVTHITPGNWRGMVACRLRSLTNNLSKEIRFRSTERVEEVEIEEIEMEYIYFADGNYYFMNSENYEQLYLDREIIGDYAKLLTPNIRVKVEYFDGKPFGIILPKTVTLKVIETQAHMKDATAQAQTKPATLEGGHVCQVPAFIHVGELIKVNTETGEYLERA
- a CDS encoding ComEC/Rec2 family competence protein, coding for MTYLCTVTAEDHGERWTRLSVQIKKAAVPGDTVAYDLPAEFYAVTHEPCLGKTLFIKGHLRPSRSPHRPNLLTGRIIASDHSCSFTGALFDRISAYIDGLFRSFFDRNDYNLASGLILGGSSRVGNALRESFTRAGVLHILSVSGLHVGFVVSFIGALLLFVPLPPKAKLLIVLIVLFIYAGITGFRPSVVRAALMAGLFGLALVSQRRVDSVHVLNVSALILLIMDPLILFDIGAQLSFVSVYGIVCLYPRWQPLFTSRVRSGILRQIISLMTVSLCAQLFVSPLLIQYFNRTQPVAVISNLFIVPLTTIITYMLFACIMVSPLLLPAAKLFAVAASALLAALCALARFFSSLPFSSVTISMPALSAVMFFFLFVPRFRLIAIYFMLGFAVILSAAAFSPCLQARISRNACLLDLSSSQTVLYAPKGAASPGVFQTDAAGCDYFIGPPDQGVEAKQCIGLPGPFQRTRIKLGDIMLELDPGLRVTYGRQTMGIDNASAVLDNDDVLYQLTNGQKFCAFRTRRRGSLLDLIVSDLRLLAIRVWLLF
- a CDS encoding aromatic amino acid ammonia-lyase — encoded protein: MPIVLDGKSLTIEKLVAIARDHEPVEIHDQSIEDIKKCRLMLEEKLKAREIMYGTNTGIGEFSEKVLSDDQVKRFQRYLVYNHAAGIGDPAPVEHVRGALASRINVMSKGKSGCRVEIPLTMMEMLNKGVTPVVCTKGSVGACGDLAPMAQMALLLLGEGEAFYEDERMPGAAAFAKAGITVPGLHARDGLAAINGSNLIAAICALELHDVNQWLKQSEIACAMTLEALYANMKPYDVRLHQARGFAGAVRSARAIMKCIQGSDILSGKIKTKVQDAYSMRSSPQVVGAAHDAVAHARKQVEIELNAVADNPIFMPEFKLTLTGANFQGSPISLPMDMIGTAVTMVCVLSERRMNRLVNPALSQGLPAFLTKDPGFYSGMMLSQYTADTLIVEQRILSMPGSIQSIPAAADQEDFVSMGMNTALKNLQIIDNAYGVLGIEYMAAAQALDFREFNPGKGANIARQIIRRHVPHLEEDRPLYADHNKMKDLVKSNEILRAVEKEIGSLE
- a CDS encoding FAD-dependent oxidoreductase yields the protein MSRVEEHPILRIPDPDPVTFYFAGRPLTARRGEVISSALFAHGIRIFGTHPHDRSPQGIFCANGQCAQCLVIADGLPVKACMVPVREDMKVYPLPGYPELPAVPRKDITFTDIQEVACDLLIVGAGPAGMGAALEAADAGLSVLLVDDKQTLGGKLVLQTHLFFGAANECYAGTRGVEIAGILAREIAQRPNIKVMTDSMAVGVFTDGKVGIVSGARYQLVTPKSLLVAAGAREKAIIFPGCDRPGVYGAGAFQTLLNRDLVRPSERLFIVGGGNVGLIAAYHALQAGITVVGLCEALPDVGGYWVHADKIRRLGVPIYTSTSIVGASGKDSVESVTVARVDEKWNIIPGTYQTYACDTLLIAVGLERVCELHDMAVAAGMDAHLAGDAEEIAEASAAMFSGRLAGRRIAGKQGKKTSVPGHWEELTSILKSKPGREDLPVLVQGENARIFPVLGCLESIPCNPCAEVCPQQALSIPESGGILPRADFDGTCTGCTKCVTACPGLAITLVDMTPRASGKARVTIPFELPISFKPGDIVPVSGWKGEDQGTGRVLEIFDRLGHSPCRIACPADVRAQGYIQFIRQDQYEEAIQLLRRDLPLPGVCGRVCYHPCETECVRKDVDEPVAICGLKRFVADWAREHSVPIQPQPVTKKEKIAVVGSGPAGLACANELSYRGYAVTVYEEKDKAGGLLRWGIPAYRLPENILDYELNLLVQQGIAIKLSTRVADAQKLMADGYSAVFLAPGALKAMPAGIPGEDLEGVHDMLTFLEQVKSGAIKRLSGTVCVIGGGNSALDSAQTALRLGASDVRILYRRSREQMPAHDREVDQALAEGVGIDFLVAPESITGEAGKVKAIELIRMKLGEPDASGRARPVPIPGSKFTLKADHVILAIGQQPAFDGLAKGLILTKWGTIQADDKTQATTCPGVFAGGDAVTGASTVVSAFGAGKRAAESIDLFLRGLDQSTTRHEIAAKSPACWSSSVKKAARAVPDELPPRQRSQNFDETVRVLSEEAAQQEAARCLGCGALSECLPGTTYCERNSGLEQTSPILDHARLVILEVDPGIAAMVASIRVQDQAVAKPIATVIPPASHDDVILCRCERVTVGEVRRFIRQGVTDMNQLKALLHIGMGACGSKTCGPLIHALFRREGIARTMITPFVPRPLTTEVPMGYFAGTGNLNVKKEKP